One Pseudomonas sp. FP1742 genomic window carries:
- a CDS encoding sugar ABC transporter permease, with protein sequence MNQVKQLFTRYKMLALVFAVAFIWLFFSWQTEGGFLTPRNLSNLLRQMSITGILACGMVLVIISGEIDLSVGSLLGLLGGVAAILDVIYHIPLLANLSLVVLCGLLIGLANGYMAAYLRIPSFIVGLGGMLAFRGILLGITGGTTIAPVSPELVYIGQGYLPHTIGTGLGVLLFALTLFLTWKQRRNRALHGLAAHSLVRDVVRVLLIGAVLAGFVQTLNSYDGIPVPVLLLLILLGVFSYVTSQTVFGRRVYSVGSNMEATRLSGINVQAVKLWIFGIMGVMCALAGVVNTARLAAGSPSAGSMGELDAIAACFIGGTSMRGGSGTVYGALLGALVITSLDNGMSMLDVDSYWQMIVKGSILVLAVWVDVSTRTGRR encoded by the coding sequence ATGAATCAGGTCAAACAACTCTTCACCCGCTACAAGATGCTCGCGCTGGTGTTTGCCGTGGCGTTTATCTGGCTGTTCTTCAGCTGGCAGACCGAGGGCGGATTCCTGACACCGCGCAACCTCTCCAATCTGCTGCGCCAGATGTCCATTACCGGGATTCTCGCCTGCGGCATGGTGCTGGTCATCATCAGCGGCGAGATCGATTTGTCGGTCGGCTCATTGCTGGGCCTGCTCGGTGGCGTCGCGGCCATTCTCGACGTTATCTACCACATACCGCTGCTGGCGAACCTGAGCCTTGTCGTCCTGTGCGGACTGCTGATCGGCCTCGCCAACGGCTACATGGCCGCCTACCTGCGCATTCCGTCTTTCATCGTGGGGCTGGGGGGCATGCTGGCTTTCCGGGGCATTTTGCTGGGGATTACCGGCGGCACGACCATCGCCCCGGTGTCGCCGGAGCTCGTCTACATTGGCCAGGGTTATTTGCCACACACGATCGGCACGGGCCTGGGCGTTCTGCTGTTCGCACTGACGCTGTTCCTGACCTGGAAACAACGGCGCAATCGCGCCCTTCACGGCCTGGCGGCCCATTCACTGGTGCGTGACGTAGTGCGCGTGCTGTTGATCGGCGCGGTACTGGCCGGTTTCGTCCAGACCCTCAACAGCTATGACGGTATTCCCGTGCCGGTCCTGCTGTTGCTGATCCTGCTGGGGGTGTTCAGCTATGTGACCAGTCAGACCGTGTTCGGCCGACGCGTCTATTCCGTGGGCAGCAACATGGAAGCGACGCGCCTGTCCGGTATCAATGTACAGGCCGTGAAGCTCTGGATTTTCGGGATCATGGGCGTGATGTGCGCCCTCGCCGGCGTGGTCAACACCGCGCGCCTGGCCGCCGGTTCGCCTTCGGCCGGCAGCATGGGCGAACTCGACGCCATCGCCGCCTGCTTCATCGGCGGCACCTCCATGCGCGGCGGCTCCGGTACGGTCTACGGCGCCCTCCTCGGCGCGCTGGTCATCACCAGCCTGGACAACGGCATGTCCATGCTCGACGTCGACAGTTATTGGCAGATGATCGTCAAGGGCAGCATTCTGGTGTTGGCCGTGTGGGTAGACGTGAGCACCCGGACCGGGCGACGCTGA
- a CDS encoding LysR family transcriptional regulator, which produces MFDVLLLKTFVTVVDEEGFSRAAEKLHLTQSAVSGHLRRLEEQVGKPLLKRTTRSQQLTPDGERLIAYARTILALNRDAWAQLTRTPFHGRVRIGVSEDFVEARLLRAFQDFAAQYPGMEIDVQVGIPGTLLNLMKQGDLELVIGSLCETKEPGLLLWQEPLVWAWSAQPVSQLPTPLPLALFPEPCPYREVALTRLAQAGIAQRMTMLCTSTAGLRAAALAGFAVAPMALSQLGQGLTALGAEQGLPDLPDAQFRLFTSAEADQAIVAVLSQLMVEYCSARRV; this is translated from the coding sequence ATGTTCGATGTACTGCTGCTCAAGACATTTGTCACTGTCGTCGATGAAGAAGGCTTCAGCCGCGCAGCCGAGAAGCTGCACCTGACCCAGTCTGCGGTCAGTGGTCACTTGCGGCGACTGGAAGAACAGGTCGGTAAACCGCTGTTGAAGCGTACGACCCGCTCCCAGCAACTGACTCCCGACGGCGAACGCTTGATCGCTTATGCGCGCACAATCCTTGCGCTGAACCGTGATGCCTGGGCGCAACTGACGCGCACGCCGTTTCACGGCCGGGTGCGGATCGGGGTGTCCGAGGATTTTGTCGAAGCACGGTTACTGCGGGCTTTTCAGGATTTCGCGGCGCAGTACCCGGGCATGGAGATCGACGTGCAGGTGGGTATTCCCGGCACGTTACTGAACCTGATGAAGCAAGGTGATCTGGAGTTGGTCATCGGTTCGCTGTGCGAAACCAAAGAGCCAGGGTTGCTACTGTGGCAAGAACCGCTGGTGTGGGCCTGGTCGGCGCAACCCGTCAGCCAATTACCGACGCCGTTGCCGCTGGCCCTGTTCCCCGAGCCGTGCCCTTATCGTGAGGTAGCGCTGACGCGGCTGGCTCAGGCGGGCATCGCCCAACGCATGACGATGTTATGCACCAGCACTGCCGGGTTGCGAGCGGCGGCGCTGGCTGGCTTCGCGGTGGCACCCATGGCGCTCAGTCAGTTGGGGCAGGGGCTGACGGCTCTTGGTGCGGAGCAAGGGTTACCGGATTTACCGGATGCGCAATTTCGGTTGTTTACCTCTGCCGAAGCGGATCAGGCGATCGTGGCAGTGCTCTCGCAGCTCATGGTTGAGTATTGCTCTGCGCGCAGGGTTTGA
- a CDS encoding FMN-dependent NADH-azoreductase, giving the protein MTTLLHIECSPRKQRSASLEVARSFIARYQENTPDTEIMTLDLWNMALPEFDELAMDAKYAGLNGTPLTPAQQDAWNTLKDLAAHLHRADVLVMSVPLWNFSIPYKLKHFIDLVSQKDILFSFDPERGLEGMLHNKTAVVMYARGLDFSAQSITPAERFDFQKPYVEAWLQFIGVIDVHSIIVEKTILGEDVDLSAREAATRQARRLADSLGS; this is encoded by the coding sequence ATGACCACACTCCTCCATATCGAATGTTCCCCACGCAAACAGCGTTCGGCCTCCCTTGAAGTCGCCCGCAGCTTCATTGCGCGCTATCAGGAAAACACCCCGGACACCGAAATCATGACCCTCGATCTTTGGAACATGGCATTGCCGGAATTCGATGAGCTGGCCATGGACGCCAAATACGCCGGGCTCAACGGCACGCCCTTGACCCCGGCGCAGCAAGACGCCTGGAACACCTTGAAAGATCTGGCCGCGCACCTGCATCGCGCAGACGTCCTGGTGATGTCTGTACCACTGTGGAATTTCAGCATCCCGTACAAACTCAAGCACTTCATCGACCTGGTGTCGCAAAAAGACATCCTGTTCAGCTTCGACCCGGAACGCGGCCTGGAGGGCATGCTGCACAACAAGACCGCCGTGGTGATGTACGCCCGCGGCCTGGATTTTTCGGCGCAGTCGATCACGCCGGCGGAACGCTTCGACTTCCAGAAACCCTATGTGGAAGCCTGGCTGCAATTTATCGGCGTGATCGATGTGCACTCGATAATCGTGGAGAAAACCATCCTGGGCGAAGACGTTGACCTCAGTGCGCGCGAGGCTGCGACTCGGCAGGCCAGGAGGTTGGCGGACAGTCTGGGTAGCTGA
- a CDS encoding DUF4157 domain-containing protein, which produces MPAITTRLVALFVLCLPLAGPAQTNTCPAGEKQVCLDGCICLPDLGRMPDGIYQVAAPALAMWLTQARAEAANADIQPIPPRIREQLLRWYAPGVLDTARYKVSDDGQFNAATTMLQNPDVGAVTLIDIILFRDAQTAEQNIALWAHELKHVQQFQEWGVEGFAQRYTQDFNAVEAPAYAIQAEVRRAVREGTY; this is translated from the coding sequence ATGCCGGCCATCACCACGCGCCTGGTGGCGCTGTTTGTTCTTTGCCTGCCTCTTGCAGGGCCAGCCCAGACCAACACCTGCCCGGCTGGCGAGAAGCAAGTGTGCCTGGACGGCTGCATCTGCCTGCCGGATCTGGGGCGGATGCCTGATGGCATCTACCAGGTCGCGGCACCTGCCCTGGCGATGTGGCTGACCCAGGCCCGCGCTGAAGCGGCCAATGCCGACATCCAACCCATTCCGCCGCGCATCCGGGAGCAACTGCTGCGCTGGTACGCCCCCGGCGTCCTCGATACCGCACGCTACAAAGTCAGTGACGACGGCCAATTCAACGCCGCCACTACCATGCTGCAAAACCCCGATGTCGGTGCCGTGACGCTGATCGACATCATCCTCTTCCGGGACGCTCAAACCGCGGAACAGAACATCGCGCTCTGGGCTCACGAACTAAAACACGTGCAGCAGTTTCAGGAATGGGGGGTAGAAGGATTTGCCCAGCGGTATACACAAGATTTCAATGCTGTGGAGGCGCCGGCTTATGCCATTCAGGCTGAGGTCAGACGGGCGGTGCGGGAAGGGACTTACTGA